One Lepisosteus oculatus isolate fLepOcu1 chromosome 4, fLepOcu1.hap2, whole genome shotgun sequence genomic window, TCTTAAAGGGACAGTTACCAATTGAGATTAGGGAACTCCTCTCTTAAGAGGTGAATCACTTTCCATTACAGATTCTTGAATATAACTGGATGGCACAGCCCAATATTATGCATTAGATTTCATGTTTGGACATAAATAATTATAGGTTTATCCCATCATTCAATTTGTTTTGCACTCAGCAGCTATAAGAGAGGGATGGTTTAACGGGACAGCTGTGAAGGCTCACAGCTTAGTTTCTACAAGCCAAGCCACAGGCACACAGGCATCAGGTGATGTCACCATCTTCAGCTTGATACGTCCATATCAGATGTCCATTTCAAACTGAGCGTCATCGCCtaaaatgaagtaaaaaaaacaatgacttaAAGAATGATTTGATTTCTCTTACATGAGGTTCAGCGAATGCAGGAGAGTATTGAGTTTCAGCATATCAGTTGCAAACAGTGAAAATTTTCATCTGAAAAAATTAGTCATGATCATTAGGTTGGAAATGATTATCCTTAATTCCACAACAAGAGTAACTTAAAATCTTTCTTACAAAGCCCATTTGCACGCTTACTCAACAATAACAGTTTAATAAGGCAACATTAAAAGCAatcatctcaaagtgctttaggtTTTCAAATGAGCATGCAACAGCTATCAGGACACAGCTCGCGTCCTTTCAGTTTGAACACGTTACAGTATCTTGAACTGTGATTGTAATTACAAGGATTGGCCAGTATGTTATGTCCccctattatttttttatgtggaGTACAGCTTTCTGGGAGAACCTAGTAAAACTGAATTTAGAGCAAATCTGTACACAGGTGTGCTACACGTGTGACCTGAACTAGCAGACTGAATATAGATGGATGAACATATGTGTGAGTTAAAAAAAACGTGCATGGACAATTGAACTAAATTTCTTATTTTGCAAACAATGAAATCAATTATTACTCTACTTAAGGCACTAAGTATCAGTTACACACACAGGCACCCATGAAACAGTAATAATTAATTTCAGAAGCTGtgattattttatgtaaactgCCTCAGATAAAAGCATCTgctaaatatatacatattgtatttaCATCCAAACAAGCTGGAGGGGGTGACTTTGTTAGTGGGTTTAGTTTGAGGGGAAATACGTTTAGGGAGATTCTATTTGGTTTCCGGTTTTCCCAGTTCTCCTGTTGTCTGTCTACTGCAGGCTGCTCACATCCGTTTACTTTTATGACAAAATCTGATGCCTAGCAATCAGGTCACAGACCGCAACAGGCACTGCCGCAGGTGACTGGGAGTGGGCGTTACGGAGGTGAGAATTAATTTGAAGGTCATGGCCTCAGGCATCAACTACACAACTTCAGCCTCACCCACATATGCCCAGCACGTTTAACACCACTGTGAATCCACCCTACATCAGGAAAGGCCTGGATTGTACCCGTGATCTCTGGACTCTAGAAATAATCTTAGGGAGGAGGGCTTTTTTACAGAGGGAGCCGCTGTCCCAGACATAGACTTGTCCCTGTTCAACTTTATCCCGTTGTAATATCTTGACACCCGGCTCCAAGGCTGCAAAGTTCAACAAAACCACTCACCGATGACAGCCTTGCCTTCGTGGTTATTCGCATTGttcatttcattctttttattttcgtTCATGGTGTTCAGGCTGGTCACGCCAGGGATGTCGGGGAGGTGGGCTGGTGGGGTCTGGGCAATAGGGGAATTGCGCCGATCTAACAGGAACTTGCGGTCATAAATGATCCGGGTACCTAAATAAATGGCAAGACATAATAAGTGAGGGAAACTAAcgcatttatatttgtttttgtcacCGAGCAGCCAAGTAAAATGTAACAAATCAGGTGGGgagttgcgtcagcatgcgtaggctgcaaaggaacaagtaataggtttattccatgctgaaaaaaaaaggaggaaagaaaacacaacgtttcggccgtggagccttcttcaggtgtgaggaaccTGTAGAACCTGAAgcaggctccacggccgaaacgtttgttttttctttcctcttttttttttcagcatggaatcaaccttttacttgttccaaaaTGTAATAAAGTCTGATACGCATCTCCCCCTCCGTAGAAAATGCTCAAATACTTTGCTTTGACGGAAACTGATTTATCTGATGCTCTGTCAAATAACAGTTTCCACTCTTATTTGAGGCTGTAACAATAATACACCCGTTTCGTTCGTTATTCCCTCCTGACACACGACGACTGATTTCTCAATAGATTTCCAAAACTGCAGAGGACTTCAAGAGTACCGAATACACATTTCACCTACCGAGCTCTCAAGCTGGAGCGCCACTGCTTCGCGTCAAGACCTTTCAACCGAACACAGCAAGCAAGGTAATACCCAAGCTAGAGCACCTgacatgtttttaaagaaatcgtGCATTTtcgattttaaatgaaaagcaataaaaagtgAAATGCTCCGTACAGCAGCCACCAGCTGTGACTCGGTCTAAGAACACGGCTCCGAACATTTGACTTACTTTGCAACGTAACTGGGAGACCGCATTACATAACAAGCAGGGAGGAAGTGACACCAAACGCAGAAAACAATCCCAACATTTTGTGAACAAAAACGCGACTTTTCCCCACACACactcgggggggggggcatcGTACGTACCAGTACACCAACTATGTTTGCACGACCAAAAACGAAAAACCCCTAAATCAGACTTTCGTTTCGAAATGCCCTGctatttacatatattttaaaaacttcgCTATCACAACCAGCGGGACCCATCCAAGCTGCATAGAGGCGGTGCGAGAGGACTGTTTTTGCTTTCCGCCGTTTTACCCCTTTTGCACGCTGTGGACTTCAGAGGAGAGCAAGTCCCGAATGCATGACGTTGTAATGCACATTCAGAATGACTTATAAGATCTTATTACCTCCTGGTGTAGTGGAGAATAATGTGCCCCCAGGGGTGGTGCAATAATCGTGAGGTAGCTGCGTTGTGTCGTTGATCAGAACCGTCCTGGTCGGGATGGCCCGGCTTTCACTGTGCTGACGACTGGACGACATTTGACCTGAATCGATGAGGCGTCAGTTGTGAAATCGTAAAAGCCGAGGGACGGTTGAAAAATCTGtggctttttttccttctttccttaTCTTTCTTTAGCGAAGCTTTCTCTCCACTCCGTCTGCCCTCCCAGCCGTCAGCACCGTCCCCTCCCACCGCCAGGAAGCACAACACAGCAGCGCGGAGGAAATGAGGTCAATATAGCGGAGCCCCATGTGCGGGCTGCGGGCGTCTTCCCTGCCTGAACCAGACTTGAGAGGAGACGGCTGGCGGGGTGCAGCGAGCCTTGTGGCGTGAATTCacacaattaataaaaatacaattgcaGGCCTTTGTGCTTGACGTTGTCCATTGTCAAACGCAAGACGTGCCCGGCGGGGATTCTGCGTTTGCAGACTTAATACTAGATGCATTACCTTGGTTGAAAAATAATTTCGTAACATACATCATCTGTATCAGTGGTTACATCCACTCAAGAGGCTCAGGGTGACATATAAAAACAACATATCTACTGCTTTAGTTTTTGACCGATAGCAAATCTTCACCACTTTCTAAATTCTGCCTGTCACGATAGTCATGAAATTAGAGCTATTGTGCTAATATTGTGGTGATTTAGTCTGtccaatattattttaaaaagttaaaatgaacAATTTTTAACACTtgtgccagcagctatatcaccctgcaactctcaGGCTGGCAgtccaactcacaactggctaggatgggagacctcctgggaaagctaagggtGCCTCTGGAATAGAGGCCAGTagagggtgctcaccctgctgtctgtgtgggtcctaatgccccagtgtagtgatggggtaCCGtaaaacaggtgctgtccttcggatgagttGTAAAAGTGAGGTTCTGACTCTGTGTGGTCATTAATAAATCACAGAGTGTTTCTAGAAATGAGTAGTGGTGTTATTCCGgcgtccaggccaaatttccccgttttttaccaatcatggccttctaataatccacagctatgaactggcttcatcactctgctctcctccccactgatagctgatgagcgtactggtgcactatggctgccgttgcatcatccaggtggggctgcacattggtggtggtggtggaggggagtccccattacctgtaaagcgctttgagtggagtgtccagaaaagcgctaaataattgtaaataattattattattattacttgccCTTTTCATCAGGTGATGCAACCTAAATTAGTTAAACGTTAACTTTATGATTAACTTGTCACTTTAGACAAGATATTTTGTTGTACAGGGCTGCAAGACGTCAGACGCTATAAAAATGCTGTCAGGTCCTCAGTTCCTCAGAGATTAACCGCACGTACTTGATCCGTTTTCTATAAACTGCACAGTCGCTGCGCCTCAGacgttaaaaatgtatttttagcgGTGGACTGGTGAGGCTGTAGACTTGTAAGGAGTATGAACAACTATATTGTtattacaattcacaacagtatTATTAAAACGCTTTGCTTTCAGAACGAGGCTGGGTTGGTTCTATGACTTTTGCAGGACGTGCTAAATTGCAAGATAGCATCATTTACGCGATAGCACACGTACTATCGCGAGTTTGAGCAGTTCAGCGTCCTGACCACAGGAAGGAGGCGCCTCCGTTGGCGAACAGGAACTGGAGGGGGCGCTCGAATGCGGAGGGATGCATTTTAACTGGTTATATTTTAAAGACAAGTTGTATTTTTCGTTTgcgaaaatattaattaaaacaaacaaacaaatctaTCTCCAGGATACCATGAAATGGCTCTGGGCCTCTTTGGGCAGTGACAGTGACCCCATTGATAGCCCCTCCAGGGCAGAAACAGCTTAGGGTTTAATTGCAACAGAAAATATTCTTCTCTGTCTCATTCTCTCTGCTGTTGTCTCCCTGAACAAGGAAGATTACTCACAATCTCattctttaaaaacagaatcGACTCCTGCAGGGCCGAGAGTCTCTCACTGCCATAATTGgtctaattattttattaactgcATGATTGTAACATGCATAATAACCAGGCCCTAAAGTGTTTTAGAGATCACTGCTCCTATAATAAAAGTGAACCATTGGAGTAACAAACTGTTAAATCTCCTAAAAATATTCTATTGGCGGGATTAAATCccatatgatacagtatatgatccagcatcaagttttattttcaatcaGGTAGTAAATCTCATGTCCCATATAGAGAGTACAAAGAACACCCCCATAACATCCCTGTCctgcaatatatactgtatgtttaactaagaaaataaatgcattgatTTATTACATGTTACATAGTTATGGGGAAAAGTGGCCCTGCTGTGATTGTGTGCCctgattgtgtctgtgtgtgtcctgcgatgaaTTGGCATCCAGTCCAGGCTGTATCcctccttgtgcctgttgcttgacGGAATAAACTACAACTCCCCCGCAGACCTGTACTATATAAAGCgataagaaaatgtatggatgcaTTACTTCAGTTTAAAACAGAAGCCTCCAGCAGATTAACTTGAGACCCCTTCTCATTGTTGTCAATGGACTAATCAGGTTAAATACCACTACTAAACACGGGATCACCAGCAGCTAGTTTAGCCCGGCTGACTTACTTCTCTCTCCAACTTGGTGATCTCGAAGTAGACGTGTGATTGGCCAGGAGCTATGAGGAAGTGCAGCAGCTGCTGCTGTACCTCACCGTGCAGAAAAGTCAGGGGTTTCTGCAAGGAGGTAAGAGGTTTGTAAAATacagcagagaggggggttgttaGTACAGTACCGGTTGTGAAAAATAACATGGTTGAAATTGCAATGAAGAAACCGCCAAAAAAaagaggatgtttttttttaaatcctgaaaGCATGCTGTAAGCCAAAGAAATCCGTTTGTGTATCTTACAGACTTTGGTGCTTcgtgatttatttttatgaagtCGGTGGTGCCTTGTGCCTGGTTCTGCACAGGATTTACACTTTTGATAAAGGAATATCGGCGTGTGGACTCACAAtacgtactgtacatcaaagcGCCACGATGTGTGATCCTCTCACATTGTTCGCACACGCGTGGTTTCGTGCAAATAAATGCCTGTCCTGATGCATTGTGGTTAACGTGTTGCCggtcaaataaaaacatttaaataacgcTTAACCTCGTTCGATTTTAAGTTGAGtccaatattaaaaagaaaaactgcgCCTATTGAATGCTGCTCTCCCTCATAACCCAAAATAGCAACAGATGCTGACTCACAGTCTGACCGTACTTGGTTGATACAGCACTCTCgtcttctttcttctctttgccAGGATTCTGAGTATTTTGTATTGTCTTTATATACCGGTAAAGAATGGCTgcatttaggatttttttaagtTATCAAAACGCCCTTGAAAAGATAGATGTAATCACACACTTTCCTTTCTACTTtttccttttgtatttttttttccgtgTTGAGTACACTACTGTGTTTATACTCTGTAGTTGTGTTTGCTAGGAAGAGATGTCAAACTACTTAGTGTACAAGGGGTTCCTGGCATTAATTGATGGAATAACGAGACGTCCGTATAGCACAGCACAGGTGCCAGTGAGATAGGGGTCTGCTAGGATTGTTCGCAGCTGCTACTATTCGAAGACGCTGGATTTTCTCTGTAGCGGTCCGTATGGTCAGCTCACTCTTCTATAGCTTCACCACACTACTGCTTTTTGTCATGTgatgaaacatattttaaagcAAGTTATTGTTACCATTAGTGGGGGGAGTAGTTGTGCTTTATAATCGCTTGAATTaatcttgaaaaataaaaaaatggtctTGTATGTTTAACCCATGTATTTAAAGCAATAATTCAGATTTTCAACCTGTTGCATATTACATTTTCTGATAATATATAACACAATCACCTGATTACAGAGTTGAAAAGTTTCCTGTTGTCTTAAAACGTTTAATTATATCTAATATTGTGTCATGAGGAATGTAAACTTTACTCAACAAATCTTGATTCTAGTTTTGTAAAGGAGTATGCAAAGCCCTTGACACATGTAGAACTCTTGGTATGTTTTCAGATGTGTTTTGAGATCACATCTCACCGGTTATTAATTATTCCACATGTCTGAGCTGATCTTGCTTGTGTattctgcagtgctgtgtgtatTTTGCGATGCTTGTTCAACTCACCATACACGTAATGGTTTGGCCTTGGTCTTGACAAAATAAGTTGAAAGGAAGTATAAATGATCCCTTCCCTTTAATGGGATCAAAGCCTGTCTCTCgtcacattttattaaaataagacaATCACATTTTCCATATTCCAGTTTGATCATTAATTTGCaactgtacattaaaataacTGTATACCACTGAGCTATGGGGATACtcctttgtatttttaaatgattgtgCAGGCCTGCTAACCAGAGTGCTGTCAGAATGGGAGAAGCTGTAGCTAATGTCGCCAGGAGGGTTAATGAGACCGTGGAGCTGGGAAAAGACACTCTGGGTAAGTGTGTTGTTCTACTTCTCCACGGCAGGTGGCAGTATTGTCCAGGTTTTTAATTCGACCGGGATTAAGTGGAATGGAATGAAAGATATAGGGTACTTATTGGGTTTGTATATCTTTGAAAGACACCAGGCAGAAGAACAGAAGAATTCTGAGATAAAATAACATGCATTGGTGTTTGGGTCACTTAAtaaacagaaatatatatatatattttaattgttgaGATGAAGTACGACTATGTACAAAAAAACTGTTGTActgaaaaggaagaaagaataCACTTTCAAatggaataattattttacttaagtGTGTACAGACAATTTCTTTCAAGACATTACAAGCAGTGAATTTTAGCCTTAAATACAGTGTAACACCTGAATACTAACTCTTGTGGCCATAGAGTGTCTTTCTGCAGAGCTCTGTGGCTGGAGGTTAGCAGCTGTAGGCCCCTATCACCCACGCTGCCCCAGTGTGTCAGCTTTAGGTCGGGAAGCAGAGAGGACaaacataaaacatgtttaatatTTAGAAATTTGGCAATTTCTATACTTTCTAATATATTTCATTGTAATATCATGGGGTGTACAAACCAAAATCCACACATAAGTGgagcaatttattgaaaggacAGGTCATGGTATTCATgatcttgttttactttttcataCATAAATGGCTTCCTAGACAAAACGATTTGTGACTTGTTGGAAATTTTTAGGCAGTTTCAGGTGAAACAGTTATTCATCTGACAACAAGACCAGAATAAGTTGGGATTTtccatgataaaaaaaacagaacagctgGGCTTCAGAGTTTTGGCTAGTGACCATTGTACTATTTTACAGGAAgtcagttttctttctttttgccttGTGGTCACAGAAGTACTGTGTTCGCTTTCTGAAAAttgatttataaattaaaaaaacaaggctGTAATTGCTactggcttttgtttttgttaaatatgtttGAATGTTTTTGCAAATTAAACTCTGTGATTAATTAGCTTTACCCTGTAAAGAGAACATTTCAAATTCAATGAGGACACAAAGAGCAGATGAGTTTTGTTCTGTTCTAAAGGAATGTTTAATGTGTGCACTTATAATGCAATTAACTGACCTTTGTAATTGCATTCTTTTGCCAGAATAGTTGTGTTATCGAacttttaaatattcatttctATAGTCATGAAAGATTCATGgagagcttttctttttttcactgaaCAGTGTGATTTAGATTGACAAgatttacaatacattttttttgcatttacaaaattatttttctgaagtATAGGTATTGCATGAGTTATATAGAGTAGAACATCAACACCATACAAAGTTTCAAACACCAAACCTCAAACTAGAATTCAGAACACATGAGGACATTTTTCATTACCCTATTTGTCACAGGACAATATTCTTGCTATTGTCCCAATGACATTCTAAAAATAATGAAGAGAGCAGGATGTTAGAGTGTTAATTAACTAAACGAATTGCAAtatccttccatccattttcagtctgCTTTTCTTGGTGAGGGTCACACTGAATAATTATGATTCTCTATGTTAGAtgtagaatttaattattttaaatgttccaGGGAGTTGACATGGATGTTTGTAATTACCTCATCAAACAGGACTGCTGAGATTTAAACAGTGGAAGGTTGGTGATAAAAGGTGGTGTTTTCAAGTAGGGATTTTAAAGAGTTTAACCAAACGTATGTTAATGTTGATTAACTATAATTTTTTAGACTCTACACGAGTatgattttgtttctcttttataATGATTCTGGatcatttgattaaaatagttatattgtgtttttttccagatcTTTCAGAATGCAAACTGATTAGCTTTCCTGAAGGAATCTATAAGTTGTTAAGGACCGTAACAGAGAACATACATGTCATCTCTCTGGCTAACAATGAAATGAAAGCCATAAACAGCAAATTCATTACCACGTTCAGCCAGCTAAGAGGTGGGTACAGAGGAGAAATTGCTGCTGGATGAAAGCCGGATTCTTTTGACAAGGTATTATTCAGGTCAAACAAAGATCTATGCAGTGCTccagtttttttacatttagagCATGGAAAACATTTACTTTTGTGGTGGTTGCTGTTGGGGAAAATGGAAACTCAAGGCaatgatttttgtgagctcacaGGTATAAATCAGTTTTATTGACATAGTGCTTCAGGTCACTCAGGTCATCTCTAATCTCTGAGATCTGCAGGGAGTGACTAACCTACCAAGGTGTCACCAGCATGACTGTACTATTGCAATCCGAACTAGCTGTGGGTGAGTCCTGTAGAAAGCACATTATCTTAAAAGGAGCTCTGGCCCTGAGACTGAGGCCAGCGAGACACTCAGATGACCTGATCCCTGCTGAATATCTCATTTTGGCTGTTATAGAATCACTTTATGCGTGTCacagaaattttagtagctcTGTTAAGATTGCTAGAGCTGTATAGACACGGCCTTGCAtgtattaaattttaaataaggtGGTCCCAGTAGCCTTTAAGAGTGCTGTTTTATGGTGATGGGAGATTTTGACAGTAGCTTTCTTCTTAATGGGCTGGGAGTTTTAAGAAAAAGCTCCTCACTGGTGCAGCAGAGCCTctgatttactttaaaaaacagagGCCCCATTTTATAACAGCAGGCGGTAAAAGTTTTGCTAAACTCTCTTTCTCCACTTCTTTCATTGATATTGACTGGTTTTTGGAACTGATTTTATTTGAATCCAGCAAGAGGTGAAATAAAGATTGATTCATCGTGGgtttaacaaatgtttttctCCTTCAGAAAGTTTGCAAACTATTAACTGGTCTTCTGAAGGGAAGTCCTGCAGGgcagaaacaaaaaaggaaatgatttTATTATTGATAAAACTACATCAAAATGGTAAACTTTGGAGAACAAAAGTAATATATGTAGAATGAGTACCTAAAGCCAGTATTGTCTCTTGTGGTGTGAATGAATAAATCAATGAGATAAAGGATTGGAAGTCTGGTTAAATTAAAGTCAAACAAACCTACCAAGGAAATCACGTTAAAAAATGCCAGTAGAAAGGCGCTTTCGGCAGTCAATATTGGTTTTCTGGGAATGCATTTCACTAAACTACCCATCTTGACTTTGGTTCAGAAGTCTAATATTCATATGAAGTCATCAAATAAAACTGTCCTTTTCTTGTAATATAAAAAGTAGCACAGTCTTTACTCTGTAGAGAAGGACAAGAACAGCAATATCAGTCTCCCCAAGATGAGATAGATCTGGTCAATAtcatattcatttttcaaaCAGTCCTTTCCGGACTGTTTCATTAGCCTGAAGAATTCCAAAATCCAGTTTCTTAAGGACAAAAAATGTTCTGGATTTTCTTCCGCTTTTGGTTCTTCATGACAAGTAGTTTGACTCATTCGTGGTTTAATGAGTCACGATGGCTGCCTTTCACAGGTCTCCAGCAGGTGATTGAGAGAGCTTTAAAACCTGCAAGATCTGTCACTCACACCCCTATGACAGGAGGTTAGGCTCTCTGAGTTAAGGCTTGTTCTCAGTCTGTCAGTCCCTCCATGGAACAGAACTGAGTTGGCTGTAGGACTGTCTGGCCCCTGTTCTCTAGATTGTACCTGGCTCCTGCCTGCATGAAAGAGAAGCCAGAGAAGTTCAGTAGGAGTACCCCAAATAACACTGAATAAGTATGAAACTCTTTCTGATGTGATGAAACTTTCAAAAACAACTGAAACTGAACTGAACCTGTGATAGGCAGTAGGGAAATATGTTGCAAAGTTTCTGCATAATCAAAAATTCAGTAAATTGGATGATCAAAAAAAGGAGACAGGCCTTTGCTGAAATAGTCAATCCGGCTTGCCAAAAAATCACATAATCAGCTGTCCAGTGCACATTTTCAGAACTGCTAAGCTGCTGGCTCCAATTATGAAGGACCTACAgtattatattaaaatgattttttatgtAATTCTGAACATCCTTGTATGTTGAAGAAATATTTCATGCATGCTTGTTTTATGCATTTACTGCTGTTTGGTCTTTGAAATTGTAATGCCTTGTTCTATGGGACAATGTTATGTGTTTATTTGGTAAATTCTttccattgaataaaaaaaaaatcagtcttaataaaaatagtttaaatcatttatcATAGCAAAAAGGTTATGTACTAATACTTCCCTTTCTTGTTTTTTAGTTATAATTtaacttatttattatttaaatatttaatttttgtataCTTATAAACTTTATAAAAGATTATAAAGTTTTATCATGTTTCTATCATCAGTGGCAATTCTTGTCACTCAGTTGATTAGTATGTAATGTCATACAGTCTGTCCATGTCTTTGTTAACAttgcttatgttcttttaaattttctccattcattggaagtttcatttcacacctctctgcacccattctgacttctaAATtctcacacctcttgattggcctctctttcccgcctctcactcctcccccctcccaacctttgttctcccgctactttacctttgcctactgccctgtctctctcacacctgaagaaggctccacggccgaaacgttgtgttctctttcttctttttttcagcatggaataaacctattacttgttcctttgcagcctacgcatgctgacgcagctacccacctgaactattgttTATTAACTCCTGGTAGTCTGATCTGTGCTTCTGATCAATTCATGAAAGTCAGGAAAGTATTATTCTCTCATGCGAGAAAATTCTTACAGATAATCTAAATCAGAAGAGTTGTGTCTAGGCAATATTTTCTATTACATtactaaataaaaaagcaagccTTGTGCTTTTCCAGTTATGGTCTCGTGAATTGAGAAAGATTAAGTGAAGTATTTTTAGCTGGTAGTTGTTCACcaataataaatgtgaaaaagtgtGGAGCCGTAGTAATGGTACCATTGGTAGAAATGCCCATAGTAGTAGCAGGAGTGGCAATAGTGGCAGTAGTACAGTTTGTGTAGTGAAAAATCTCATCAGGGGTGATTAAAAGCAAACGGTTTGTCTTATAGAAAATTAGGGGGAGGCAAGAGGAAATGCCCACAGGTTTCTGTTAGGTCATCaagaattaatttattattggaggcagttatttaaaatgctcagtggatatTTGAGTTTGGAAGTGTCTCTGGATTATCCCAATTAATATTCCATTGCACAGTTGCTTCAGGGAAGATAATTTGCTTTTACTtgttaaatttacattttttacaaagaTGAAATCTAGGGGCTTTGCAATTTAAGTGATTGATGGCTATTTAAAGCCCTGGAGGCCCAAAATCAAAATGTCAAATTGTCACAgtgaaataatgttttgtatttCCTTTGGGCAATGAGGGAAACTTTCAACAACAAATTCACCTAAACTGTTAAGTACCAAGATAAAGTTGTAGTGGGATAAATGATGCCGTAGGGGTCTTGAAAATGAATGTGCCGTTAGAGTACAAGTGATGAAACCTGCAAAGATTATACCCATTTTGAGGAAAGTAAAGCATTTTTTCCATcctcaaaataaattattccttATAGACTGTCTGGATTTCTGTGCTAGTCTGTATTTACgtgtatataaaaatgttacattaaataaaaatcatgATACATTTTGCTGTACAATTGACAATAGAAAGCAGATCATTTCTGTCAGCAATATGGAtttctaagaaaacaaaactgctggACAGACCAAGTGTGACATTGTGTTGAAGTGAAGATTGATCGGTTTAGATTCAGCTCTTCTAGCTTTCAGTATCCACTGTAATCACTTCATCCA contains:
- the eif4ebp2 gene encoding eukaryotic translation initiation factor 4E-binding protein 2 produces the protein MSSSRQHSESRAIPTRTVLINDTTQLPHDYCTTPGGTLFSTTPGGTRIIYDRKFLLDRRNSPIAQTPPAHLPDIPGVTSLNTMNENKKNEMNNANNHEGKAVIGDDAQFEMDI